Proteins encoded in a region of the Flammeovirga yaeyamensis genome:
- a CDS encoding TonB-dependent receptor, with product MKQSFLTLFSIFIISSSLFAQNGIVRGKVTEVPKNETVPYATVVIQGTTKGATTDDNGNYEIKGLEPGLYNLVVNYVGYAPASQEVEVTNSRPAQVNFQLKPSTQELNEVEVVANGFYKSDESPVSVQRIGVTEVKRAPGANRDISRVLQSLPGVASTASFRNDILIRGGAPNENRFYLDGIEIPNINHFATQGASGGPVGMINVDFIENVEFYSGAYPSGRGNALSSVMEFSQKDGRTDQHTTNLILGTSDVGITFEGPVTDKSSIIVSARQSYLQALFSVLGLPFLPTYNDFQLKYKYDINQRNKISIIGLGAIDQFKLADSPGEPTDEDYEQNVYTLNNLPEQNQWNYTIGAKYEHFRDNSTFTFVASRNMLTNNQFKHPGNDRNQAKIYDYNSTEAENKFRLEGVTFTNNGFTFSYGVNYEYATYTNKTFQTLYDYDDDQLKTITFDSNLPLNKWGAFGTVSKKLASDKVTLSLGARVDANDYSDTMGNLLDQFSPRFSASYQFTPRWSLNFNTGIYYQLPTYTTLGYKEDGKFVNKENDLTYIRNKQLVGGLEYKIPEKNLKFTVEGFQKLYDQYPYSINNQISLANLGADFGVIGSEAVTSTSLGRSRGVEFLAQQKFYKGFYGILAYTYVQSEFTNADPNVYAPSSWDSRNIVSLTGGKKLKRNWEIGARWLYSGGTPYTPYDVDASMDRQVWDAERRGVRDYSQINTLRLDAQHQLDVRVDKHYYFNKWSINFFLDIQNIYNYKSKGQPILTTEIDQMGNPVVDPNDPSKYVPKFIETTNGLLQPSIGIIVEL from the coding sequence ATGAAACAAAGTTTTCTAACATTATTCAGCATTTTTATCATCTCCTCATCATTATTCGCTCAAAATGGCATTGTTAGAGGTAAGGTGACTGAGGTACCAAAAAATGAGACCGTACCTTACGCTACTGTAGTTATTCAAGGAACAACAAAAGGAGCTACAACAGATGATAACGGTAACTATGAAATTAAAGGTTTAGAACCAGGTTTATATAACCTTGTAGTCAATTACGTTGGTTACGCTCCTGCATCACAAGAAGTAGAAGTCACCAACTCTAGACCTGCACAGGTCAATTTTCAATTAAAACCTTCCACTCAAGAACTAAACGAAGTGGAAGTTGTGGCCAATGGCTTTTACAAATCTGACGAAAGTCCTGTATCTGTTCAGCGTATTGGTGTAACAGAAGTAAAGAGAGCTCCTGGTGCCAATAGAGACATTTCAAGAGTTTTACAATCACTTCCTGGTGTAGCATCTACGGCTTCATTTAGAAACGATATATTAATTAGAGGTGGTGCACCTAACGAAAATCGCTTTTACTTGGATGGAATTGAAATTCCTAACATCAACCACTTTGCTACACAAGGAGCATCAGGTGGTCCGGTTGGAATGATCAACGTTGATTTTATCGAAAATGTAGAATTCTATTCTGGTGCCTATCCATCAGGTCGTGGAAATGCCTTATCATCAGTGATGGAATTTTCACAAAAAGACGGAAGAACAGATCAGCATACAACTAACTTAATTTTAGGAACATCGGATGTTGGTATTACATTCGAGGGACCTGTAACTGATAAATCATCAATTATTGTATCAGCGAGACAATCTTATTTACAAGCCTTGTTTAGTGTATTGGGATTACCATTCTTGCCTACTTACAATGACTTCCAATTAAAGTATAAATACGACATCAATCAAAGAAACAAAATATCAATCATAGGATTAGGTGCTATCGACCAATTTAAATTGGCAGATTCACCTGGCGAACCAACAGATGAAGATTACGAGCAAAACGTTTATACTTTAAATAATTTACCTGAACAAAATCAGTGGAATTATACTATCGGGGCGAAATACGAACATTTTAGAGACAACTCAACATTTACTTTTGTAGCTTCTCGAAATATGTTAACCAACAATCAGTTCAAACATCCTGGCAACGATAGAAATCAAGCAAAAATTTACGATTACAACTCAACCGAAGCAGAAAATAAATTTAGATTAGAGGGTGTAACGTTCACAAATAATGGATTCACATTCTCATACGGTGTGAATTATGAATACGCTACATATACCAATAAAACTTTCCAGACTTTATATGATTATGATGACGATCAGTTAAAGACCATTACTTTTGATAGTAATCTTCCTTTAAATAAATGGGGAGCGTTTGGTACAGTTTCAAAGAAATTAGCAAGTGATAAAGTCACATTATCATTAGGAGCAAGAGTAGACGCGAATGATTACTCAGATACTATGGGTAATTTATTAGATCAGTTCTCTCCTAGATTTTCAGCTTCATATCAGTTCACTCCAAGATGGAGTTTAAACTTCAATACAGGTATCTATTATCAGTTACCGACTTATACCACGCTTGGATATAAAGAAGATGGCAAATTTGTCAACAAAGAAAATGACTTAACCTATATCCGAAACAAACAATTAGTGGGTGGTTTAGAATATAAAATCCCTGAAAAGAACTTGAAATTCACTGTTGAGGGATTCCAAAAATTATACGATCAATATCCATACTCAATTAATAACCAAATCTCTTTGGCCAATTTAGGTGCTGATTTTGGTGTAATTGGTTCTGAAGCAGTAACAAGTACTTCTTTGGGTAGATCAAGAGGTGTTGAATTCTTGGCTCAGCAAAAATTCTATAAAGGATTCTATGGTATCTTAGCTTATACATATGTACAATCAGAGTTTACCAATGCAGATCCAAATGTATATGCACCTTCTTCTTGGGATAGTAGAAACATTGTATCTTTAACTGGTGGTAAAAAACTAAAAAGAAACTGGGAAATCGGAGCTAGATGGTTATACTCTGGAGGTACTCCTTATACTCCATACGATGTTGACGCATCTATGGACAGACAAGTCTGGGATGCAGAGCGTAGAGGAGTTAGAGATTACTCACAGATCAATACGTTACGTTTAGATGCACAACATCAATTAGATGTTAGAGTTGACAAACATTACTATTTCAATAAGTGGAGTATCAATTTCTTCTTGGATATCCAAAACATTTATAATTATAAGTCGAAAGGTCAGCCAATATTGACTACAGAAATTGATCAAATGGGTAATCCTGTAGTAGATCCTAACGACCCAAGCAAATACGTTCCGAAGTTTATTGAAACAACGAACGGTTTATTACAACCTTCAATCGGAATCATTGTAGAATTATAA
- the serA gene encoding phosphoglycerate dehydrogenase, which translates to MADKTFFVIDFDSTFTKVEALDVLSDILYEGTDKKEIVGKKIKDLTDQAMAGELSFREALEQRLALLEATKKDVTQLSNELKELVSESVKRNKAFFSNETDNVLIVSSGFKDFITPVVTEYGIKEENIYANTFTYNDKDEVTGFDASNPLSEHKGKVKLMKELSLEGEVVVIGDGYTDYEIREAGYAKTFFAFTENIKREKVLAKADVEANSFDEILFTIKHPMATSFPKSKIKVLLLENIHQDAKERLIQEGYQVELLGGALDEDELCEKIKGVHILGIRSKTMLTRKVVEAADRLMIVGAFCIGTNQIDLDACTEHGVCVFNAPYSNTRSVVEMAIGEIIMLMRQIPKRMRQMDRGEWSKSAGGSFEVRGKKLGIIGYGNIGSQLSILAESMGMDVYYYDVVEKLGLGNATKLSSLDKLLEISDVVSLHVDGRPENKMFFKREHIQKMKKGAILVNLARGPVVELEALQEALESNHLAGAAIDVFPVEPKNNNDTFDAPVKNIDNLILTPHIGGSTLEAQENIADFVPSKMIEYVNTGSSFNSVNFPNVQLPRLESGHRLLHIHQNKSGILAQMNNVFANRGCNILGQYLKTNEDIGYVITDIDQSYQHELLEDMKKIDHTIKFRILY; encoded by the coding sequence ATGGCTGACAAAACATTTTTTGTAATAGACTTCGACAGTACTTTCACAAAAGTAGAGGCATTAGACGTGCTAAGTGATATTTTATATGAAGGTACAGATAAAAAAGAAATTGTAGGGAAAAAAATTAAAGACCTTACAGATCAAGCAATGGCCGGAGAACTGTCGTTCAGAGAGGCTTTAGAACAAAGATTGGCTTTATTAGAGGCCACAAAAAAAGACGTTACTCAATTATCGAATGAGCTAAAAGAATTAGTATCAGAATCGGTAAAAAGAAATAAAGCATTTTTCTCCAACGAGACTGATAATGTTTTAATCGTATCTAGTGGCTTTAAAGACTTTATTACTCCTGTTGTTACTGAATACGGAATTAAGGAGGAAAATATTTACGCCAACACTTTTACTTACAACGATAAAGATGAAGTAACCGGTTTTGATGCTTCCAATCCTTTATCAGAACACAAAGGTAAAGTAAAGCTGATGAAAGAACTTTCGCTTGAGGGCGAGGTGGTAGTAATTGGCGACGGATATACTGACTATGAAATTAGAGAAGCAGGATATGCTAAAACATTCTTTGCTTTTACAGAAAATATAAAAAGAGAAAAAGTATTGGCTAAAGCAGATGTCGAAGCCAATAGTTTTGATGAAATACTTTTCACTATCAAACACCCTATGGCAACATCATTTCCAAAAAGTAAAATAAAAGTACTTCTTTTAGAAAATATCCATCAGGATGCTAAGGAGAGACTTATTCAAGAAGGATATCAAGTAGAACTTTTAGGAGGAGCACTTGATGAGGATGAACTTTGTGAGAAAATCAAAGGTGTTCACATCTTAGGTATCCGTTCTAAAACGATGTTAACTCGTAAAGTAGTGGAAGCTGCTGATCGTTTAATGATCGTCGGTGCATTCTGTATCGGAACAAATCAAATTGATTTAGACGCTTGTACTGAACATGGCGTTTGTGTATTCAATGCTCCTTATAGTAATACAAGATCTGTAGTAGAAATGGCGATTGGTGAAATCATCATGTTGATGAGACAAATACCAAAAAGAATGCGTCAGATGGATAGAGGAGAGTGGAGTAAGTCTGCCGGTGGATCTTTTGAGGTTAGAGGTAAGAAACTAGGTATTATCGGTTATGGTAATATCGGATCTCAGTTGTCTATTCTTGCTGAATCAATGGGTATGGACGTTTACTATTACGATGTAGTTGAAAAGCTTGGATTGGGTAATGCAACGAAATTATCTAGCCTCGATAAATTGTTAGAAATTTCTGATGTGGTATCACTTCACGTAGATGGTAGACCTGAGAACAAAATGTTCTTTAAAAGAGAGCACATTCAGAAAATGAAAAAAGGTGCTATTCTTGTTAACCTTGCAAGAGGACCAGTAGTTGAACTTGAAGCACTTCAAGAAGCATTAGAATCAAATCACTTAGCTGGTGCGGCTATCGATGTATTCCCAGTAGAGCCTAAGAATAATAACGACACGTTCGATGCTCCTGTTAAGAATATTGACAATTTGATTCTTACTCCACACATTGGTGGTAGTACTTTAGAAGCACAAGAGAATATCGCTGATTTCGTTCCTTCAAAAATGATTGAATATGTAAATACAGGTAGTTCATTCAACAGTGTGAACTTCCCTAATGTTCAATTGCCTAGATTGGAAAGTGGTCATAGATTATTACATATTCACCAAAACAAATCAGGTATCCTTGCACAGATGAACAACGTTTTTGCAAATAGAGGTTGTAACATCTTGGGTCAATACCTTAAAACAAACGAAGATATTGGTTATGTAATTACGGATATCGATCAATCATATCAACATGAACTTCTTGAAGATATGAAGAAAATTGATCATACCATTAAATTCAGAATTCTTTATTAA
- a CDS encoding MmcQ/YjbR family DNA-binding protein yields MIKQLDLAMNIEDFRNHCLSKNGVTEEFPFDETTIVFKVAGKIFALTNVDLFESVSLKCDPEKALELRETYACVRGGYHLNKKHWNTIDVNADMEDNEILVWIDHSYQLVFDKLPKRVKDTLIAN; encoded by the coding sequence ATGATTAAACAATTAGATTTAGCCATGAATATTGAAGATTTTAGAAATCACTGTCTTTCAAAAAATGGAGTGACAGAAGAATTTCCATTCGATGAAACCACAATAGTTTTTAAAGTAGCAGGAAAGATATTTGCACTGACAAATGTGGACTTGTTTGAAAGTGTAAGTTTAAAGTGTGATCCCGAAAAAGCATTGGAGCTTAGAGAGACGTATGCATGTGTTCGGGGAGGATATCACCTAAATAAAAAACATTGGAACACCATTGATGTCAATGCTGATATGGAGGATAATGAAATTTTAGTTTGGATAGATCATTCCTATCAACTAGTATTTGATAAACTTCCAAAGAGAGTAAAAGATACACTAATTGCTAACTAA
- the metX gene encoding homoserine O-acetyltransferase MetX has translation MQQHYYTYKEKFDLEFGESLEGFTLSYYTYGQLNQDKSNVIWVCHALTGNADVFDWWNGLFGEDAIFNPKDHFIICVNVLGSCYGSTGPTSINPKTNEPFYGSFPNISIRDIVNSLNILRDHLGIKSINTLIGGSLGGQQALEWAVMHPKMMENLIICATNSKHSAWGIAFNEAQRMSIEADPTWGDKSNDAGVNGLKAARAIAMLSYRNYSTYEETQSEKDVNKVDNYRASTYQQYQGDKLTKRFNAYSYWTLSKTMDSHHLGRNRKSLEEALQSIQAYTQVIGITSDVLFPVSEQRFITQHIPNVTYEEITSLYGHDGFLVETYKIAAAIRAFFKQKNKKRVVL, from the coding sequence ATGCAACAGCATTATTATACATACAAAGAAAAATTTGATCTAGAATTTGGGGAAAGTTTAGAAGGGTTCACTCTTTCATATTACACCTACGGTCAGTTAAACCAAGACAAAAGCAATGTCATTTGGGTATGTCATGCCCTTACTGGTAATGCCGATGTTTTTGACTGGTGGAATGGACTTTTTGGAGAAGACGCTATCTTCAACCCCAAGGATCACTTTATTATATGTGTAAATGTTTTAGGATCATGTTATGGTTCGACAGGACCTACATCCATAAACCCTAAAACCAATGAGCCTTTTTATGGTTCATTTCCAAATATTTCGATTAGAGACATTGTCAATTCTTTAAATATTCTAAGAGATCACTTAGGCATTAAATCAATTAATACCTTGATCGGAGGATCTTTAGGCGGACAACAAGCTTTAGAATGGGCAGTGATGCATCCCAAAATGATGGAAAACCTTATTATATGTGCAACAAACTCTAAACATTCTGCTTGGGGAATAGCATTTAATGAAGCACAAAGAATGTCCATTGAAGCTGACCCTACTTGGGGAGATAAAAGTAATGACGCCGGAGTGAATGGTCTAAAGGCTGCCAGAGCTATTGCTATGTTATCTTACAGAAACTACAGCACTTACGAAGAAACTCAATCTGAAAAGGACGTTAATAAAGTTGATAATTACAGAGCATCTACTTATCAACAATATCAGGGAGATAAATTAACTAAAAGATTTAATGCATATTCTTATTGGACTTTATCTAAAACTATGGACAGTCATCATTTAGGAAGAAACCGCAAATCTTTAGAAGAGGCGCTTCAAAGTATTCAAGCATACACACAGGTAATTGGCATTACTAGTGATGTCTTATTCCCTGTATCTGAGCAACGTTTTATTACGCAACATATCCCGAATGTTACCTATGAAGAAATCACTTCTCTTTATGGTCACGATGGATTTTTGGTGGAGACTTATAAAATTGCTGCTGCAATCAGAGCTTTTTTCAAACAAAAAAATAAAAAAAGAGTAGTCTTATAA
- a CDS encoding SusC/RagA family TonB-linked outer membrane protein has protein sequence MIKNLLITNRLFVCALFFASLLFVGNGVFAQSKTVKGTVVDETGQPLPGVAVIIQGTARGTTTDFDGEFTLGLEDQDETLEFSYIGYAKKSVEIGTTINFNINMEVDAEQLEEVLVIGYGSTTKKDATGSVEAVTADNFNKGAINSPQGLLQGKVAGVQITTGGGAPGSGSTIRIRGGSSLSASNDPLIVIDGVPVDNDGVSGMRNPLNAINPADIESMTVLKDASATAIYGSRASNGVIIITTKKGSQNDSSINVNYNGSVSINTLNDQIDVLSADQYRDIMSGRPGEHLLGDANTNWQNEVFKTSVSTDHNVGVSGNVKGWLPYRASVGYTLDNGTLEGSSMDRTTLNLNLSPKFLDDHLSVNASVKGMFVNNKFGNTDAIGSAVAYDPTQSVYDSRFEHYGGYHTWTNSDDPLSGRSVNAPSNPMAMINQNSNTSTVNRSIGNAQVDYKVHGFEDLTFKVNAGYDYSSSKGGIYEGVETSWNENNGPAGSDDKGGYVSDYTQDKRNELLDVYAQYNKEIGKHKFDVMGGYSWQHFYEEGSTYENNVYGNIDNPMRLWATEYYLMSFFGRANYTFNNKYMATVTVRQDGTSRFSQNNRWGTFPSLALAWKINEEPWMQSANFVSDLKLRAGVGVTGQQDIGQGNFPYMPTYTIGDDNSKYGFYNPNTGQWEYINTTRPGGYDENIKWEETVTYNAGVDFGFFNDRVTGSAEAYYRVTNDLLNVIPVPGGSNLTNMLLTNVGSMENKGVELSLNTKIIQRQDFHWDFGVNVTWNDSKITKLTTVDDPSYEGVKVGGIAGGTGETVQIHRVGYAPYSFLVYEQIYDDAGKPIEGAYVDRNGDGVIDEKDKYIAGDPMANLYFGFTTRLSYKNWEFSLAGRAQFGAQVYNNVDSNNSAYDQLYVSANNNTNNVTTDIYNTGFQTRQLHSDYYVQDANFLRIDNIMIGYNFNNFLKGKSNLRVFGTVNNPCVFSNYKGIDPEIQGGIDNNMYPRPTTYMIGFNVNF, from the coding sequence ATGATTAAAAATTTACTAATCACAAACAGACTCTTCGTTTGTGCACTGTTCTTTGCGTCCTTACTTTTTGTAGGGAACGGTGTTTTCGCACAATCCAAGACCGTAAAAGGTACTGTAGTCGATGAGACAGGGCAACCTTTACCGGGTGTTGCAGTAATTATTCAAGGGACTGCTAGAGGTACTACAACTGACTTTGATGGAGAATTCACTCTTGGACTAGAAGATCAGGATGAAACATTAGAGTTTAGTTATATTGGTTATGCGAAGAAGAGCGTAGAAATTGGAACTACAATTAACTTCAATATCAATATGGAAGTCGATGCTGAACAACTTGAAGAAGTGTTAGTTATCGGTTATGGTAGTACTACAAAAAAGGATGCCACAGGTTCAGTTGAAGCAGTTACAGCAGACAACTTTAACAAAGGTGCAATTAACTCACCTCAAGGCTTATTACAAGGTAAAGTAGCCGGTGTACAGATTACAACAGGTGGTGGTGCTCCAGGTTCGGGTTCAACAATCCGTATTCGTGGTGGTTCATCTCTGTCAGCATCAAATGATCCTTTGATTGTAATTGATGGTGTGCCTGTAGATAACGATGGTGTATCTGGTATGAGAAACCCATTGAATGCTATTAACCCTGCTGATATCGAATCAATGACAGTATTGAAAGATGCATCGGCAACAGCAATTTATGGTTCAAGAGCATCAAATGGTGTAATCATTATTACAACTAAGAAAGGTTCGCAAAACGATTCTTCTATCAATGTAAATTATAACGGATCAGTATCAATCAATACTTTGAATGATCAAATTGATGTTTTATCTGCGGATCAATACAGAGACATTATGTCGGGTAGACCAGGTGAGCATTTGTTAGGTGATGCTAACACAAACTGGCAAAATGAAGTGTTCAAGACATCAGTTTCAACTGACCATAACGTTGGTGTTTCTGGTAACGTGAAAGGATGGTTACCATACCGTGCATCAGTTGGTTATACACTTGATAACGGTACTTTAGAAGGTTCATCAATGGATCGTACTACTTTAAACTTAAACTTGTCCCCTAAATTCTTAGATGATCATTTATCTGTAAATGCTTCTGTTAAAGGGATGTTTGTAAACAACAAATTTGGTAATACAGATGCAATTGGTAGTGCAGTAGCTTATGATCCAACACAATCAGTTTATGATTCAAGATTCGAGCATTATGGTGGATACCATACTTGGACAAACTCAGATGATCCATTATCTGGAAGATCAGTAAACGCTCCATCTAACCCGATGGCAATGATTAACCAAAACTCTAATACTTCAACAGTAAATAGAAGTATTGGTAATGCGCAAGTAGATTATAAAGTTCATGGATTTGAAGACTTGACATTTAAAGTGAATGCAGGTTATGATTACTCATCTTCAAAAGGTGGTATTTATGAAGGTGTTGAAACATCTTGGAACGAAAATAACGGACCTGCAGGAAGTGATGATAAAGGTGGATATGTTTCTGATTATACTCAAGACAAGAGAAACGAATTATTAGATGTTTATGCGCAATACAATAAAGAAATTGGTAAGCATAAATTTGATGTGATGGGTGGTTACTCTTGGCAACATTTCTACGAAGAAGGTAGTACTTACGAAAACAACGTTTACGGAAATATTGATAATCCTATGAGATTATGGGCAACAGAGTACTATTTAATGTCATTCTTTGGTAGAGCAAACTATACTTTTAATAACAAGTACATGGCGACTGTTACAGTACGTCAAGATGGTACGTCTCGTTTCTCACAAAACAACAGATGGGGTACTTTCCCTTCATTAGCTTTGGCTTGGAAAATTAACGAAGAGCCATGGATGCAATCGGCGAATTTTGTTTCTGATTTGAAACTAAGAGCAGGTGTTGGTGTGACTGGTCAGCAAGATATTGGGCAGGGTAACTTCCCATATATGCCGACATACACAATTGGTGATGACAACTCTAAATATGGTTTCTATAACCCTAATACAGGACAATGGGAGTACATTAACACAACCCGTCCAGGTGGATATGACGAGAACATCAAATGGGAAGAGACAGTAACATATAACGCTGGTGTTGACTTTGGTTTCTTTAATGATCGTGTAACAGGTTCTGCTGAGGCTTACTACAGAGTAACTAACGATCTATTAAACGTTATTCCTGTTCCAGGTGGCTCGAACTTAACAAACATGTTGTTAACGAACGTAGGTTCAATGGAGAACAAAGGTGTAGAATTATCATTGAATACTAAGATCATTCAAAGACAAGATTTCCACTGGGACTTTGGTGTGAACGTGACATGGAACGACTCTAAGATTACAAAATTAACTACAGTTGATGACCCGAGTTACGAAGGTGTGAAAGTAGGAGGTATCGCTGGGGGTACTGGTGAAACAGTTCAAATCCACAGAGTAGGTTATGCTCCTTATTCTTTCCTTGTGTACGAGCAAATTTATGATGATGCAGGTAAGCCAATCGAAGGTGCTTATGTTGATAGAAACGGTGATGGTGTAATTGATGAAAAAGATAAGTACATCGCAGGTGATCCAATGGCGAACTTGTACTTTGGTTTCACAACTCGTTTAAGCTACAAAAACTGGGAGTTTAGTTTAGCAGGTCGTGCTCAGTTCGGAGCTCAAGTATACAATAACGTAGATTCGAACAACTCAGCTTACGATCAATTGTATGTATCAGCAAACAACAATACGAATAACGTGACTACTGATATCTACAATACAGGTTTCCAAACAAGACAGTTACACTCAGATTACTATGTTCAAGATGCTAACTTCTTGAGAATAGATAACATCATGATTGGTTATAACTTCAATAACTTCTTGAAAGGTAAATCTAACTTGAGAGTATTTGGTACAGTAAATAACCCTTGTGTATTCTCTAACTATAAAGGTATTGACCCTGAGATTCAAGGTGGTATTGACAACAATATGTACCCAAGACCAACAACTTACATGATTGGTTTTAACGTGAACTTTTAA
- a CDS encoding CheR family methyltransferase, with translation MQREIEIAELRRLTQYLDDNFDYDFKNYAMSSFTRRVRRVVELYKFSSVDALIKRFKDKPEFFQEFVSEITVNVTEMFRDPTFWISLRDEIIPEVLNEHDKISIWHAGCSSGEEVISMCILLKEANALDKATIIATDIDKSIIQRAKKAAISAKNMELNQSNYERYGGKAALLDYFIERDGFYYVNPDLLDRVSFRVQDLVKGNPFSKFDLILCRNVMIYFNQTLQNEVLKKLHNSLFKYGNLAIGSKESLIWCDIANKFVVVNNEEKIYKKIKE, from the coding sequence ATGCAACGTGAGATTGAAATTGCAGAGCTGCGAAGGCTTACCCAATATTTAGACGATAATTTTGATTATGATTTCAAAAATTACGCAATGTCTTCGTTTACTAGAAGAGTTCGCCGAGTTGTTGAGTTGTATAAGTTTTCATCCGTAGATGCATTAATTAAAAGGTTTAAAGATAAACCTGAGTTTTTTCAAGAATTTGTTTCTGAGATTACTGTTAATGTAACAGAGATGTTTAGAGACCCTACTTTTTGGATTTCCTTAAGAGACGAAATCATTCCTGAGGTCTTAAATGAACATGATAAAATAAGTATTTGGCACGCAGGGTGTTCTTCTGGTGAAGAGGTTATTTCTATGTGTATACTACTAAAAGAAGCAAACGCTCTTGATAAAGCTACTATTATTGCAACAGACATTGATAAGTCTATAATTCAAAGAGCAAAAAAAGCAGCTATTAGTGCAAAGAATATGGAATTGAATCAATCCAATTACGAACGCTATGGTGGTAAGGCTGCATTATTAGATTATTTTATTGAAAGAGATGGGTTTTATTATGTAAACCCTGACTTATTGGATAGAGTATCGTTTAGAGTACAGGATTTAGTCAAAGGTAATCCTTTCTCTAAATTCGATTTAATTCTTTGTAGAAATGTTATGATTTACTTTAATCAAACACTTCAAAACGAAGTACTGAAAAAGCTTCATAACAGTTTATTCAAATATGGCAATCTAGCAATAGGATCTAAAGAGTCACTTATATGGTGTGATATTGCCAATAAATTTGTCGTTGTAAACAACGAGGAGAAAATTTACAAAAAAATAAAAGAATAA
- a CDS encoding chemotaxis protein CheB: MLFNVDKSVFEKTYKGIVIGGSAGSFKPITQLLADLPKDFPIPIFLCLHRLKHVRHGFIEALSIRSKKQIIEPQDKETIRPGMVYLAPANYHMCIELGNSISLSTEGLINNSRPSIDLTFHTAAYTFKEKMIGILYSGANKDGAEGMKSVKDKGGYTIIQDPDESLMATMPQSAQAITDIDLCLESEKIKNFLLRLYKAQQK, from the coding sequence ATGCTATTCAATGTAGATAAATCCGTTTTTGAGAAAACCTACAAGGGTATCGTTATAGGGGGCTCTGCTGGTAGCTTTAAGCCAATCACCCAATTATTGGCCGACTTACCAAAAGATTTTCCAATTCCTATATTTTTATGCTTACATAGATTAAAACATGTAAGACACGGATTTATTGAAGCATTATCTATCCGCAGTAAAAAACAGATTATTGAACCACAGGATAAAGAAACTATCCGACCAGGGATGGTATATTTAGCACCTGCGAACTACCATATGTGTATAGAATTAGGAAATTCTATTTCTCTTTCTACTGAGGGATTGATCAATAATTCTAGACCATCTATAGATCTGACTTTTCATACAGCGGCCTACACATTTAAAGAAAAAATGATAGGTATTTTGTACTCTGGAGCAAACAAAGATGGAGCAGAGGGCATGAAATCTGTCAAAGACAAAGGTGGTTATACAATAATTCAAGATCCTGATGAAAGTCTTATGGCGACAATGCCTCAATCGGCACAAGCTATAACAGACATCGATTTATGCCTTGAATCAGAAAAAATTAAAAATTTTCTACTACGTTTATACAAGGCTCAGCAAAAATAA